TATCCTTCTGCTTGCGGTGTGGGTTGATGTCAGAACGAGGAAGAAGTCATAGTTTCCTCTGCCCAGGAGCATACTGTCCATGGAGCAGTATGCTCCTTTTTTGTAAGGAGTGTTATACGTTGGATACTATGATGGAGATAAATAAACGGTGAAATATAAGGTGATGGGATTTTAAATTGAAGGATCTTCAGAAAAAGAAAAAAGGTGTGAGCGTGACCAACCTCTATAAAGCCTTTTAAGAATAAGCCGGGTGTGAGAGGCACAATCGGTGAAAAGGGTTTTTATGGGTTATGTACTCAAAAAAAAAAACAAAAAAAGGAGGGCGTTATGGAAAATTTTTCTCGATCTCTTGAACAAACTATTGCCTTTATTTTAGGGGGAGGAAGGGGACAGAGGCTCTACCCTCTTACGAAATTTCGCGCGAAGCCGGCGGTCCCTTTTGCAGGCAATTATCGTCTTATTGATATTCCTGTAAGCAATTGTATTCATTCTGGGGTGCATAAGATCTACATCATGACGCAATTTCAATCAGCCTCTCTGAATCGGCATATCATGCAGACCTATAAACTTGATATCTTTCGTGAGGGTTTTGTTGATATTCTGGCCTCTGAGCTGAGTTTTAATCCCGCGGAGAGTGGGTTTTCAGAAGGCACAGCCGATGCGGTTCGTAAGGGGTTAAAGCATATTGAACATCAGGGCATGCAAAAATCTTATGTCCTCATCCTCGCTGGAGATCAACTGTATAGGATGGATTATCGAAAGATTCTCCGTCGCCATCTTGATGAAAATGCTCAAGTTACTCTTGCTGTACTTCCGATTAAAAGACAGGATGCAGAGCGTTTTGGGTTAATGCAGATCAAAGATGGGAGGGTGATAAATTTTAAAGAGAAACCAAAAGCTGAAGATATTCCCCCTGAATGGTATCGGGGTGAGCGTTTGTATGGCTCAATGGGGATCTATCTTTTTGATCTGGATTTTTTAAAGGAAGTATTGTACAATCATCCGGAGTGGCAGGATTTTGGCAAGCAGGTTTTGCCTGGTGTTATAGCAGGGGGAGGCTCTGTGGTTGCTTATGAGTTTACAGGATACTGGGAGGATATAGGAACGGTTGCCTCTTTCCACGAGGCACATCTGGGGTTGGTGAAAAAGGACCCTGTTTTTGATCTTTATCAGGCTGATTGGCCATTTTTCTTTAAGCCACGGTTTCTACCGCCAGCCCGTCTCCTTGAAGCCAGGGTTTCTGATTCGCTGGTGAGTGATGGTGTGAAGATAGAGTCTTCGGAAATCCGGAGCTCTGTTATTGGTATTCGGACACTGGTAGAGAAAGGAGCCCAGATTGAGGAGAGCGTTATTATGGGCGCGGACTATTTTGTTACGGATAGTGAGGGCGGGTCTGGATTTCAGTGTGTTATTGGAGCCGGGAGTGTGATCCAGAAAGCGATTATTGACAAAAATTGTCGTATTGGCCGTGGTGTTCGCCTAACGAATGAGCACAGAGTCCAGCATGAGGAAGGAGATTTTTATAGTATTGTTGATGGCATAATAGTGATTCCCAAAAATACGGTTGTTCCCGATGGGACAATAATATAAAGATAGGGGGATATAATGTCGCCTTTTATTCAGAGGATGTCGATTAGAAAAAAGCTTCTCTTTGTTCTCGTCTTGTTTATTTTGTCTTTTATGTCTGCACTTAGTGTTGTGTTGTATATGAATGCCTCTAACCAACTCAGGAATTCTGTCGAGGAACAATTGCAAAATAATGTTCTTGGTGCCACTATTGTTGCTCAGACGGCTTTGAATACGGCTATCAAGAATTATGTAAAATATCCCCTTGAAGAGACGTACAGGTTTCTGGAGGATGTAACTAAGAAGAAAACCTTAAAAGAAGCCCAGATCAAAGAAAGCGTTCTTAAGCTTCTTAAGGATGTTGAATTAGGAAGAAGAGGTTTTGCATATATCCTCACCTTGAAAGGGGATGTGGTTTTTCATCCTGACAGATCACTCATCGGACAGAATGTGGTTAAAGTTGGTGCCAGGGATGTGAATGGGCTTTTGTATCACATGAATATCCTTGCGGATGCTCTTACGTTACCACCAGGACAGGTGGAGTTTATAGAGTATACGGTAGAAGAGAATGGACAATTGGTGGAGAAGATCGATCATTATATCTATTATAAACCTCTCAATTGGGTGATTGTTCTTTCTACTTACAAAGCAGATTTTCGCAATCTTATTAACCCCATGGATTTTCGTAATGATATCGTGAAACTCAAGATAGGCAAAACCGGGGCTGTGGAGATCTTTACCTCTCTTTTTACCCAGGTGATACATTCGACGAAAATGCTGGAGAGCCGCATTCGAGATACGGAGATTCATCGACTGATTCAACAAAAAACCAATGGAATGATGGTGGCTACGGATGAACAACTCTTTGTGGAGGGAAATGATACAGAAAACGTCAAGAAAGTAAAAACGATTTACGCTTTTCGCTATCTTCCCGAGTTAGATTGGTTTGTTGTGGCAAGTGTAAGTTATGGGGAGGCTTTTGCTCCTGCTACCATGTTGGGAATGATAAGTTTCTTTTTTACATTGATTTTTGTAGGGTTAACGATTTTTGTTCTCTCTTTGGTGGTTAACAGGATGATTGTCAATCATATCCTCGTGATGAAGCAAGGTGTGATGGCGTTTGGTGCTCGCGATTTCTCCCATCGTATCGAGGTAAAAACCGGAGATGAACTGGAGAATTTGGCAACGAGTTTTAATGAGATGGCGGATACGATACAGACTTTTGCTGAAAATCTCGAGCTCATGGTTCAGCAGCGGACTCTCGAGTTACAAATGGCAAATGAGGAGTTGTCTCAAAAGAATCACCAGATGATGTTAGAATTGGAGATGGCGCAGCGTGTTCAGGAGCATCTCATACCCTCCGTGGAAATGCTTCCTCAGCGAGAGGAGATGGATTTTGGTGTCTCCTATATGGCGATGGAAAATGTGGGGGGAGACCTCTATGATTGTATGCTTTTACGAGAAAATCTTTATGCACTCTTGATAGCTGATGTTTCTGGTCATGGAGTCCCTGCGGCTCTTATATCCTCTATGGCAAAGGCACTGTTTCAGAGTCGAGCCCATGAAGACAAAACCCCCGGTCAGTTTTTGAAAGAACTCAATACGGAGCTACTTCGTTTGATAGGAGATCTTGATCATTATATCACAGCGTATTATGGTATACTCAATATTGAAACAGGTGATTTTTTGTTTGCGAATGGTGGACATCATCCTGTCTTACTTCTCTCATCCGAGAAAAACGAAGTACGAAAACTGGATGCGAAGGGTTTTCTCATTGGTATGATGGAAGAAGTGGTTTTTGAGACAGATCAAACAAAACTACAACCTGGCGACAAACTGGTCTTTTTCACTGATGGGATTGTGGAAGCCCACAATGCTCAGAAAGAGCAGTATGGTTATGAACGTTTCCAGAAGTGTCTTGTGGAGCATCAAAAGCTTCCCCCAAAAGATCTGGTGGGCAAGGTGTGGGAGGATGTTCAGGCTTTTTGTGAAGGGGTAGCACAGAGTGACGATATGACTCTTTTTATTGTAGAGTTTAAGGGATATGCTAAACCTGTTCAATGGGCTGCCGCCACATGTACAGAAACGGCGCCTTCTTTAAGTGGGAGGCAGGAAAATCTCTATGAAGAAGCCTTGAAACTTCTGGGAGAGGGTAAAATAGACGCAGCTCTTAAAACCATTCAAGCACTGTCGCTTAAAAGGGTTTCCGATGCCCGGATATACAACCAATTCGGTGTGGCGTTTTTTAAGGCTGGTAGGCTTCAAGAAGCAGTCAAAATGTTTGAAAAAGCCTTAACGCTTGATGCAGGCAATGAGACCATAAAAAAGAATCTTGAACTCGTAAAAAAAAAGCTTGGTGACGGGAAGTAGGAGGAACCATGTTGACGAAGGATATCTATCTCTCTCATTGTGCCAGGACGTTGAGATACCTTGAACGTGCCGGTGTAGTACTTTCAGAGAAAGAGAAAGAGGCGATTGAGGTTGCGGAATATGGGTTGGGTATTCCGGATAGGATTGGACTTCAGCTCGTTGTGTATGTGAATACAGAGAGGTATTGTGCCAAAGAACTGGTTTTATTTCCCGGTCAGACCTGTCCGGAGCATCGCCACCCACCAGTGGGAAGTGAACCAGGAAAACAAGAAACCTTTCGTTGTCGGTGGGGCAAGGTTTATCTTTATGTGCCGGGGGAGAAAACCCCACACATGCATGCCTCTGTGCCCCAGGAACGCAGAGATTTTTTTACAGTCTGGCATGAGGTTGTGCTCTTGCCCGGCGATCAGTATACGATTCCTCCCGATACGCTTCACTGGTTTCAGGCGGGTGAGGAGGGTGCTGTGGTGTCTGAATTTTCTTCTCCAAGTCGTGATGCGCTGGATGTTTATACTGACCCCTTGATTCGTCCTGATGCACCGCGGCAACCATGGTGATTATTTAAGCGAGCAGAGACGAGCAAGAGCAAGGCGATTTTTTACCCCTGTTTTTTGGTAGATGTTGTAGATGTGAGTTTTGACGGTGGAGAGCGAGATGTAGAGGGTTTCGCTAATCTGGCGGGCATTCATACCTTCGAAAAGAAGCCTCATGATCTCTGTCTCACGAGGGGTAAGGTTGTATTTCTTTATCACGGAAGGTGGGATCTCCGGGTTTTCTTCTGGTTCACCGAGAAGTTTGTAGACAAGGTTTTCGGGGATGGTTTGCCGGGCATCTGATTCGTAGGCTATTTTCCCTTCTTTGAGGACCCCAACGCGATTGGCTATTGACATAGTGTTGTCTATCTTGTGGTTTAGATAGAGGATAGCAACGCCTTTTTCTTTGAGACGTTCGAGAATAGAGGCAATTTTTCTCTGGCTTTCAACATAGATATCCAGGTGAGTAAAGGCTTCGTCGATAATAAAGACTTTTGTAGGGGAGAGGAATCCCTTGGCTAATGAGACAAGGTAAAGTTTATCTTTGGGTATGTTTTTGAGAAGAATAGAAGGAGAGATGTCCCATTGAATTTCGTTAAGTATTCTGATGGTTTCTTTGAATATCCTATGCCATCGTAAGACACCAATGCTGTGTATTTCATTTCCAAGGAAGAGGTTTTCAGCTAGAGTCATACCAGGAACAAAAGCCGAATTCTGCGAAAGCACTCTTATACCAAGATCCTCTCTTTGCTTGCATGAGAGAGAAGAGATTGGGGTATTTTCTAAAAATATCTCCCCTTGATAATGGCTTCTGGGAAAGTTCCCGCGCAAAATACAGGCGAGAACACTTTTTCCACTGTTTCTGTCCCCTATAAGATAATACATTTCCCCTGATTCCAGGGATAACGAGAGATCTTCAAGCACAAGAGCATGTTCTATGGTAACGGAGAGATGTTCGATACGGAATATTTTTTTTGGTTCTGGCATTTTCTCCTCTTTTCTGGCTATAATTATAAAGCTTTTTTTTCTTTCGTCAAGGGGTGTCGATCTTTCTTTTTCTTTTGCTTTTATCTGATGGTATGATTTTTTTCTATTTGCAATATTCTTCTTCCTTACTTATAATTATTTACCTTGTGATGCAAAGGAGTTTTTCATGGAGAAAAAACGTTCTTTTCTTATTCTTTCTGGATGTTTCGCAGGCGTTTTACTTCTTCTTTTCTGGAAGAGTTTTCTTGGTTATCCTCTTCAGGGGATTGATGGATCTATAGGGCTTCTTAAGACAATGCAGAATTCTCTTGCTACAACGTTGGGGCAGTGGCATCATTTCTACTGGATGGGGAGTGGTGCCACAGATATGACGCCTTCTTTTTACCATCTTTTCTTGCGGATGGTACCAGCGATGTGGATGCAAAACATTTTTTATCCTGTGGTTCTTTTCTTGGCCATGGCTGGAATGTGGCTGTGGCTCCGCCGGATTGGGCGAAGTTTTTGGGGGGCGCTTTTTGGGGCTCTAAGTTACGGGCTTATGCCTCATTGGGTTTCACTGGTATTGGGTGGACATCTTTTAGTCTTTGAGGTAATGGCGTGGTTTGGATGGTTACTGTGGGCGTTAACGAACACGTTTCGAGAAAAAGGATGGCGGTGGCTTGGCTGGGCACTGTTGAGTGGATTTTTCTGGGGAGCGATGATGAATGCCGATATCCAGCGAGGATTTTACCTTTCGTTAATAGCGGCAACGATGGTGCTCGTCATATGGATTCAAGAGGATAAAAGCGAGTTTGGGAAAAAATTTCCTTTTCGGTTGGCACAATCGCTGGTTGTGGCTCTTTTGATGTTTGGTGTGATGAGTGTCACGTTGGGTGGCTGGTTGAATATCCTTGAGGGAAGAAAGGCTCTTCAAGAGGGGCAAAATGTGGGTCTTTCGGGATGGGAGTTTGCCACTCAGTTTTCTCAGGATCCAAGGGAGCTTATCGATAGTCTTGCTTTTGGCTATCATGGGAAACTTTCCGGGGATCCAGAGGCGCCCTACTGGGGGACAAAAGAATTCAATGGGAATAGTGATTCACTTGGATTTTTCCTCGTGGTGTTTGGTTTCCTTGGATTTTCGTTTCTCTTGAGAAAGGATATCAAAAGAGAGGAAAAAGTCTGGCTTGGCTTCTGGGGGGTATGGACGGTCATAGGGCTTTTGCTGTCATTTGGAAAATTCTGGCCGGGTAAGCCGTTTTACTGGCTTTTTTATAACTTGCCAATAATGTCTTCTTTTCGTGTTCCTTTGAAGTGGCTTATAGTGCCGGGCGTGGGGCTTGTTGTGATGGGCTCATATGCCTTTGATAAATTGCGATCCTGGCTTGAGGAAGAAAGAAAAGAATTCTTCCAGAAACTTTTGCAGGTGGCATTGGTACTTGTTGGTGTATCTTTTCTATGGCTTTTGTATCATGTTATAACATCAGATGGGCTTTATCAGAACCTGTATACTACCCTCAAAGCGTACGCAGGTATTGCTGTGGAAAACCGGGGATGGGCATTGGTCCGCATGACGTTTTTCTTTCTCCTTGTTGCGGGTGCGATTGGATTGGCTTTCATGAGTTTGCGAAGGGATGTTCTTTCAGAAACACAGAGGGTTCTCTCTCGACGTCTGGCTGTGAGTTTTATTTTTGGTGGCATGTTGCTTGATCTTTTGACAATAAATTGGTTTTATTTTGACCGCGCGTATGTGAAAGAGGGACCTTCTTTCTACCGGGAGGATGAGATAATCCGCACTCTTAAGCAGGCAGGAGTGGTACGTGTTGCTCCTTCTCTTTTGGTAGAGCAGCAGGCACGGATATTTCCTATGCCGGTATGTAGTATTCGCCAGGCATATCTCACCTATGATTTTCTCTACCATGGAATCGAGGCTTTTGATATCCCGGCGGAGTCGGCCGTAGATCAGGATCTTCAGATGTTTATGCGGGCGGGATGGTTTTCCTCTGGAGTCACACAACTTCAGACTTTCGATGATGTGCTGGCAGCTAATCTTCCTATATTTCGGGTTGCCAACGTGGGGTATCTTCTTCTTGATGCTGTGGTGACAAATACCAATTATCCTCTCGTGGGGATTCTTCGTGATAAGATGGGGCAGCCTCACGCGTTGTATAAGGTGAATGGAGCATTTCCCCGAGTGACATGGTTTTCTCAGGCAGTAGCAGTCACCAATCGGGACGAGGCTTTTCACCTTTTCTCTCGTCCTGACTGGCCAAGAGAAAAGGTACTGGTGGTAGAGCAAGGAGAGTCTCTCGAGTTTCCGTCTTCTCATGCGAGAGTGGATCTGGTATCCTATAAACCTGTGAAACTTGTGGTGGAAGTAGAGAGTGATACACCGGGCCATCTTCTCGTAGCCAATCGTTATCATAAACAGTGGCGGGCGAAGATTGACGGGGCGCAAGTGCCTATTTTGAAGGCTAATATTGCCCAGATGGCAGTGAAAGTACCCTCTGGAAAACACACGGTTGTGTTTTCTTATGAGGCGGTTTTTCTTTATCAG
This sequence is a window from Thermospira aquatica. Protein-coding genes within it:
- a CDS encoding YfhO family protein; the protein is MEKKRSFLILSGCFAGVLLLLFWKSFLGYPLQGIDGSIGLLKTMQNSLATTLGQWHHFYWMGSGATDMTPSFYHLFLRMVPAMWMQNIFYPVVLFLAMAGMWLWLRRIGRSFWGALFGALSYGLMPHWVSLVLGGHLLVFEVMAWFGWLLWALTNTFREKGWRWLGWALLSGFFWGAMMNADIQRGFYLSLIAATMVLVIWIQEDKSEFGKKFPFRLAQSLVVALLMFGVMSVTLGGWLNILEGRKALQEGQNVGLSGWEFATQFSQDPRELIDSLAFGYHGKLSGDPEAPYWGTKEFNGNSDSLGFFLVVFGFLGFSFLLRKDIKREEKVWLGFWGVWTVIGLLLSFGKFWPGKPFYWLFYNLPIMSSFRVPLKWLIVPGVGLVVMGSYAFDKLRSWLEEERKEFFQKLLQVALVLVGVSFLWLLYHVITSDGLYQNLYTTLKAYAGIAVENRGWALVRMTFFFLLVAGAIGLAFMSLRRDVLSETQRVLSRRLAVSFIFGGMLLDLLTINWFYFDRAYVKEGPSFYREDEIIRTLKQAGVVRVAPSLLVEQQARIFPMPVCSIRQAYLTYDFLYHGIEAFDIPAESAVDQDLQMFMRAGWFSSGVTQLQTFDDVLAANLPIFRVANVGYLLLDAVVTNTNYPLVGILRDKMGQPHALYKVNGAFPRVTWFSQAVAVTNRDEAFHLFSRPDWPREKVLVVEQGESLEFPSSHARVDLVSYKPVKLVVEVESDTPGHLLVANRYHKQWRAKIDGAQVPILKANIAQMAVKVPSGKHTVVFSYEAVFLYQVLGWLGVVVALGSGVGLAISSRNNKEQE
- a CDS encoding cupin domain-containing protein, whose amino-acid sequence is MLTKDIYLSHCARTLRYLERAGVVLSEKEKEAIEVAEYGLGIPDRIGLQLVVYVNTERYCAKELVLFPGQTCPEHRHPPVGSEPGKQETFRCRWGKVYLYVPGEKTPHMHASVPQERRDFFTVWHEVVLLPGDQYTIPPDTLHWFQAGEEGAVVSEFSSPSRDALDVYTDPLIRPDAPRQPW
- a CDS encoding SpoIIE family protein phosphatase → MSPFIQRMSIRKKLLFVLVLFILSFMSALSVVLYMNASNQLRNSVEEQLQNNVLGATIVAQTALNTAIKNYVKYPLEETYRFLEDVTKKKTLKEAQIKESVLKLLKDVELGRRGFAYILTLKGDVVFHPDRSLIGQNVVKVGARDVNGLLYHMNILADALTLPPGQVEFIEYTVEENGQLVEKIDHYIYYKPLNWVIVLSTYKADFRNLINPMDFRNDIVKLKIGKTGAVEIFTSLFTQVIHSTKMLESRIRDTEIHRLIQQKTNGMMVATDEQLFVEGNDTENVKKVKTIYAFRYLPELDWFVVASVSYGEAFAPATMLGMISFFFTLIFVGLTIFVLSLVVNRMIVNHILVMKQGVMAFGARDFSHRIEVKTGDELENLATSFNEMADTIQTFAENLELMVQQRTLELQMANEELSQKNHQMMLELEMAQRVQEHLIPSVEMLPQREEMDFGVSYMAMENVGGDLYDCMLLRENLYALLIADVSGHGVPAALISSMAKALFQSRAHEDKTPGQFLKELNTELLRLIGDLDHYITAYYGILNIETGDFLFANGGHHPVLLLSSEKNEVRKLDAKGFLIGMMEEVVFETDQTKLQPGDKLVFFTDGIVEAHNAQKEQYGYERFQKCLVEHQKLPPKDLVGKVWEDVQAFCEGVAQSDDMTLFIVEFKGYAKPVQWAAATCTETAPSLSGRQENLYEEALKLLGEGKIDAALKTIQALSLKRVSDARIYNQFGVAFFKAGRLQEAVKMFEKALTLDAGNETIKKNLELVKKKLGDGK
- a CDS encoding LuxR C-terminal-related transcriptional regulator; amino-acid sequence: MPEPKKIFRIEHLSVTIEHALVLEDLSLSLESGEMYYLIGDRNSGKSVLACILRGNFPRSHYQGEIFLENTPISSLSCKQREDLGIRVLSQNSAFVPGMTLAENLFLGNEIHSIGVLRWHRIFKETIRILNEIQWDISPSILLKNIPKDKLYLVSLAKGFLSPTKVFIIDEAFTHLDIYVESQRKIASILERLKEKGVAILYLNHKIDNTMSIANRVGVLKEGKIAYESDARQTIPENLVYKLLGEPEENPEIPPSVIKKYNLTPRETEIMRLLFEGMNARQISETLYISLSTVKTHIYNIYQKTGVKNRLALARLCSLK
- a CDS encoding sugar phosphate nucleotidyltransferase, producing MENFSRSLEQTIAFILGGGRGQRLYPLTKFRAKPAVPFAGNYRLIDIPVSNCIHSGVHKIYIMTQFQSASLNRHIMQTYKLDIFREGFVDILASELSFNPAESGFSEGTADAVRKGLKHIEHQGMQKSYVLILAGDQLYRMDYRKILRRHLDENAQVTLAVLPIKRQDAERFGLMQIKDGRVINFKEKPKAEDIPPEWYRGERLYGSMGIYLFDLDFLKEVLYNHPEWQDFGKQVLPGVIAGGGSVVAYEFTGYWEDIGTVASFHEAHLGLVKKDPVFDLYQADWPFFFKPRFLPPARLLEARVSDSLVSDGVKIESSEIRSSVIGIRTLVEKGAQIEESVIMGADYFVTDSEGGSGFQCVIGAGSVIQKAIIDKNCRIGRGVRLTNEHRVQHEEGDFYSIVDGIIVIPKNTVVPDGTII